The genome window GTCGCTGGCAGCGTCGACTTCCATCCCGACTACGAGGGCAACCCGCTGGTGAACGTCGCCTGTGTCGGCCTCACCAACGAAGAACGGCTCGTGACGGCCGTTGCCCAGGAGCCAGGCAACAAACTCGTCCTCGTCGGCAACGCCACCGGCCGCGACGGCCTCGGTGGCGCAAGCTTCGCCAGCGAGGACTTAGCGGAGGACGCAGAAACCGAAGACCGCCCCGCCGTACAGGTCGGTGACCCCTACGCCGAGAAACTCCTCATCGAGGCCAATGAAGTGCTGATCGAGGAGAACCTCGTCGAGTCCGCACGCGACCTCGGTGCTGCCGGGCTAGGTGGTGCCTCGAGCGAACTGGTCGCCAAAGGTGGCCTCGGCGCACACATCGAACTCGAGCGCGTCCACCAGCGCGAACCCAACATGAGCGCCCTCGAGATCCTGCTGGCCGAATCTCAGGAGCGTATGTGCTACGAAGTCGCCCCCGAGAACGTCGAGCGCGTCGAGGAGATCGCCGCGAAGTACGACCTCGGCTGTTCGGTCATTGGCGAGGTCACCGAGGAGAACTACACGTGTACCTTCGAAGGCGAGACAGTCGTCGACGTCGACGCCTCCTTCCTCGGGGAGGGTGCGCCGATGAACGACCTTCCAGCCGACGACCCCGACCAGCCTGAAACTGATCTCCCCCAGGCGGACCTCGAGGAGGCGTTCGAGACGATCGTCTCGAGCCCGAACACCGCCTCGAAACGGTGGGTCTACCGCCAGTACGACCACGAGGTCGGCGTCCGAACGAGCGTCGGGCCGGGCGACGACGCGGCCATCGTCGCCGTCCGAGAAGCCGGCCAGGGCCTGGCTATCTCGAGCGGTGCCGCCCCGAACTGGACCGACGTCGCTCCGTACGAGGGTGCCCGCGCCGTTGCACTCGAGAACGCCATGAACGTCGCGGCCAAGGGTGCAACCCCCCTCGCGGCTGTCGACTGTCTCAACGGTGGCAACCCGGAGAAGCCCGAGGTCTACGGCGGCTTCAAAGGCATCGTCGATGGTCTCGCCGACATGTGCCAGACGCTCGGAGCACCCGTCGTCGGCGGGAACGTCTCACTGTACAACGACTCCCCGTCGGGGCCGATTCCGCCGACGCCGACGCTCGCGCTCGTCGGGACGAAAGACGGCTACGATGCTCCGCCGCTCGCTCTCGAGGCCGACCCCGAGAGCGAACTCCTGCTCGTCGGTGACGTCGGCCTTGAAAACGGCGACATCAGACTGGGCGGTTCCGAGTACCTCGCCCGGTTCGACGGCAGCGACCGATTTCCCACGTTGCCTGACGATCCGGCCGCACTGGTCGATGCGGTCGCTGCCATCGCAGACGACGACTCGACACTTGCGACCCACGACGTCAGCCACGGCGGCCTCGCCGTTTCGCTCGCCGAGATGGTCACGGCCGAGGCGGGCCTCGAGGTCTCGATTCCCGTTCCCGAGTCGGCCGACGCCGGCCCTGCAGGCGTGCTCTTTCACGAACAGCCCGGCCGCGTCCTGATCCAGACGACCGACGCCGACGCCGTTCGCGAGACCTTCGACGGTGTCGCCCCCGTCGTCTCGCTCGGGACGCCGACGACCGACGGCAAAATAACGATCGAAGCCGGTACCGAGACGATCACCGACGACGCAGAAACCATCCGCGAGCGTCGATCGGTCATCGAAGCCGAACTCGCGTAGTCGGACTGTTCGCTTCTCACGGACTCGTTTTTCCAGGTCTGCTGATCGACGCCAGTCGGGTGTAACAACGCTTTATCCGTGATCGCTTAGAGACGGCGATCATCGTGTCGAATCGTAACAGACCGTCTGAGAGCGCTCGACGTGTGTCCCTCGTTTTGATCGCTGTCATCACGGTCTGCGTCGAGTTGTGAAAATCAACCAAACTTGTACTAGGACAAAATTAATTGAAAATATTTATCTCTAA of Natrarchaeobaculum sulfurireducens contains these proteins:
- the purL gene encoding phosphoribosylformylglycinamidine synthase subunit PurL; protein product: MSLADSDRELVVEELRREPTPAEAALFENLWSEHCAYRSSRPLLSAFESEGEQVVIGPGDDAAVVALPDADDAGEDERTYITMGIESHNHPSYVDPFDGAATGVGGIVRDTLSMGAYPIALADSLYFGEFDREHSKYLFEGVVEGISHYGNCIGVPTVAGSVDFHPDYEGNPLVNVACVGLTNEERLVTAVAQEPGNKLVLVGNATGRDGLGGASFASEDLAEDAETEDRPAVQVGDPYAEKLLIEANEVLIEENLVESARDLGAAGLGGASSELVAKGGLGAHIELERVHQREPNMSALEILLAESQERMCYEVAPENVERVEEIAAKYDLGCSVIGEVTEENYTCTFEGETVVDVDASFLGEGAPMNDLPADDPDQPETDLPQADLEEAFETIVSSPNTASKRWVYRQYDHEVGVRTSVGPGDDAAIVAVREAGQGLAISSGAAPNWTDVAPYEGARAVALENAMNVAAKGATPLAAVDCLNGGNPEKPEVYGGFKGIVDGLADMCQTLGAPVVGGNVSLYNDSPSGPIPPTPTLALVGTKDGYDAPPLALEADPESELLLVGDVGLENGDIRLGGSEYLARFDGSDRFPTLPDDPAALVDAVAAIADDDSTLATHDVSHGGLAVSLAEMVTAEAGLEVSIPVPESADAGPAGVLFHEQPGRVLIQTTDADAVRETFDGVAPVVSLGTPTTDGKITIEAGTETITDDAETIRERRSVIEAELA